A genomic window from Alkalihalobacillus sp. AL-G includes:
- a CDS encoding thioesterase family protein: MFKSKTMIDVRYAETDQMGVVHHATYLIWFEVGRTQFIKDLGFSYAKLESEGILSPVTDITISYKKPFRYGQQAEVHTWLEDYTGIRAIYGYGIYDGEGELCIKGTSTHTCVDKESFKPIMMKKRLPEWHMAYSEVVEEKGRS; encoded by the coding sequence ATGTTTAAATCGAAGACGATGATTGATGTACGTTATGCAGAAACCGATCAGATGGGAGTTGTTCACCACGCTACTTATTTAATTTGGTTTGAGGTTGGCCGGACTCAATTTATAAAAGATCTAGGATTCAGTTATGCAAAGCTTGAATCAGAAGGGATATTATCACCTGTAACAGATATAACGATATCGTATAAAAAGCCTTTCAGATATGGACAGCAGGCTGAAGTCCATACCTGGCTCGAAGACTATACTGGCATTCGTGCGATATATGGTTATGGCATTTATGATGGTGAGGGAGAACTTTGTATTAAAGGGACATCGACTCACACATGTGTCGACAAGGAATCATTTAAACCGATCATGATGAAGAAGCGGCTACCTGAATGGCATATGGCCTATTCAGAAGTGGTAGAGGAAAAAGGGCGTAGTTAA
- a CDS encoding HesB/YadR/YfhF family protein translates to MELSITKPAVQWFKKEMGLDQGDFIRFFARVGGCSTVQTGYSLGVSKELPMESGLSTNVDGITFFVEEKDLWYLDGHDLTVKYQRKYEEITFDYKKNLAST, encoded by the coding sequence ATGGAATTGTCAATTACAAAACCAGCCGTACAATGGTTTAAAAAAGAAATGGGTTTGGACCAAGGAGATTTCATACGATTTTTTGCTAGAGTTGGTGGTTGCAGCACAGTCCAAACTGGGTATTCTCTTGGTGTGTCAAAAGAATTGCCGATGGAATCAGGCCTGTCGACCAACGTAGATGGAATTACATTTTTTGTTGAAGAAAAGGACCTTTGGTATTTGGATGGACATGATCTAACAGTAAAATATCAACGAAAATACGAAGAGATAACCTTCGACTATAAAAAAAACTTGGCCTCGACCTAA
- a CDS encoding GDSL-type esterase/lipase family protein, translating to MKNKTSILLALLLVFITIGVFLVVDSPEQSTPVTGPIINAPAPDKEPEEKKKKDKEQEKPQEETKADKKEKVDEQPVPETIIEDIHVIGLGDSLTKGSGDKTDKGYIQPVSQYIRESTNEEVSLKNFGIHGYPSNKLVKKMQDEEVQKHIEEADYVFVTIGGNDILDIVEYNFFSLNMDVFDAGLERYRKNLFVIIQSIRSQNPDAEIYLVGIFNPFHNFFQDIDEVDHVIEEWNNTIELVAELNGNTTYIPVQDLFIGEDSKDLFSSDKLHPNHQGYLKMAERIEEYIALPVD from the coding sequence ATGAAAAATAAAACGAGTATACTGCTAGCTCTTCTCCTTGTTTTTATTACGATCGGTGTATTTCTAGTAGTGGATAGCCCAGAGCAATCAACACCTGTAACGGGACCGATAATTAATGCTCCTGCACCAGATAAGGAACCTGAAGAAAAAAAGAAAAAGGATAAGGAGCAGGAGAAACCGCAAGAGGAAACCAAAGCGGATAAGAAGGAAAAAGTGGATGAGCAACCTGTGCCAGAAACGATTATCGAGGACATACATGTTATCGGACTTGGTGATTCGTTAACAAAAGGTTCAGGTGATAAAACAGATAAAGGCTACATCCAGCCGGTTTCTCAATACATTCGAGAAAGCACCAATGAGGAAGTAAGTTTGAAAAACTTCGGGATCCATGGTTATCCAAGTAATAAGCTTGTTAAAAAGATGCAAGATGAAGAAGTACAAAAGCATATTGAAGAAGCTGATTATGTCTTCGTTACAATCGGTGGAAATGACATACTCGACATTGTTGAATACAATTTTTTTAGCTTGAACATGGACGTGTTTGACGCAGGATTGGAACGCTATCGAAAAAATTTGTTTGTGATCATTCAGTCGATCCGTTCTCAAAACCCGGATGCTGAAATCTATTTGGTCGGGATTTTCAATCCATTCCATAATTTTTTTCAGGATATCGATGAGGTCGATCATGTCATTGAAGAATGGAACAATACGATAGAATTAGTTGCTGAACTGAACGGTAACACGACTTATATTCCAGTCCAAGACCTTTTTATCGGTGAGGATAGCAAAGACTTGTTTTCATCCGATAAGCTGCATCCCAATCATCAAGGGTATTTAAAAATGGCAGAGCGAATAGAAGAATATATCGCCCTACCAGTAGATTGA
- a CDS encoding Na+/H+ antiporter NhaC family protein, translating into MDADWLSLVPFLVVIPIAIFTKQVLPGIFIGLIVGSYIINPSLIGGVETMLTYLVTALVDKNNIKIIVFLYVFSGLVGMIKVAGGIKGFVEAASERVDTKKEAILLTYVSTIGTFSAPSFRFVTIGPIMRALLKRVNMTKKELAFVIETTTTPIIVLIPIATAFVGYMVSVIELGLHNQKIEGDPYSLFIQSIPFNFFAIVIFLVGLYLSFFHRSSDGDQKQESPKKEEEDDDWHNCDPAVSLDLPSKPFNLLIPLFLVIALTLVLTWWDGHQKGFGLFKAFIKANVLDAMVIALLITTFLTFVFFLFQRFELKMMIDSFVFGGNNLMAVILLLSIIWGLASVTEDLGFSTFITEHAGWIPPLFVPPILFLFGSAVAYFIGSAWGTWGILMPLGISMAALADVSLPLVIGAVFASGTFGSFASPLSDDTNTISRILNLQVMEYARFKLKAALIAVGISSILYGAITFVL; encoded by the coding sequence ATGGATGCAGACTGGCTCTCACTAGTTCCCTTTCTTGTAGTCATACCAATTGCGATTTTTACGAAACAAGTACTTCCAGGTATCTTTATCGGATTGATCGTTGGATCGTATATAATCAACCCGTCACTCATTGGCGGCGTCGAGACGATGCTGACTTATCTCGTAACAGCTCTTGTAGATAAGAATAATATAAAGATCATCGTATTTCTATATGTATTTTCAGGTCTTGTTGGTATGATTAAAGTCGCTGGCGGTATTAAAGGATTTGTAGAAGCAGCCTCTGAGCGTGTTGATACGAAAAAGGAAGCGATATTGCTTACATATGTTTCGACAATCGGAACATTCAGCGCCCCTAGCTTCCGTTTTGTTACGATTGGGCCGATTATGCGGGCCTTGTTGAAACGAGTGAACATGACAAAAAAAGAACTTGCTTTTGTAATCGAAACGACGACGACTCCGATAATTGTGCTCATTCCAATCGCAACCGCATTTGTGGGCTATATGGTGTCTGTAATTGAGCTTGGACTTCATAATCAAAAAATCGAAGGGGATCCATACAGCCTCTTTATTCAAAGCATCCCATTCAATTTTTTTGCAATTGTGATTTTCCTTGTCGGTCTTTATTTAAGCTTCTTCCACCGTTCATCCGATGGGGACCAGAAACAAGAATCCCCAAAAAAAGAAGAAGAGGATGACGATTGGCACAACTGTGACCCCGCTGTATCATTGGATTTGCCATCAAAACCATTCAACTTGCTCATACCTCTGTTTCTGGTTATTGCCCTGACACTTGTTCTTACGTGGTGGGACGGGCATCAAAAGGGGTTCGGATTGTTTAAAGCCTTTATTAAAGCAAATGTGTTGGATGCAATGGTCATTGCTTTATTAATCACAACCTTTTTGACGTTTGTTTTTTTTCTCTTCCAACGATTCGAATTAAAGATGATGATTGATAGCTTTGTGTTTGGCGGCAACAACCTGATGGCCGTTATTCTGCTTTTATCAATTATTTGGGGACTTGCTTCGGTCACAGAGGATCTCGGATTTTCAACGTTCATTACCGAACACGCAGGCTGGATACCACCATTGTTCGTTCCACCGATCCTGTTTTTATTTGGCTCTGCTGTTGCGTATTTTATCGGATCGGCATGGGGAACATGGGGGATTTTGATGCCCTTAGGTATATCGATGGCAGCGCTCGCGGATGTTTCACTGCCCCTCGTGATTGGAGCTGTCTTTGCAAGCGGGACTTTCGGCTCGTTCGCATCCCCGTTAAGCGATGACACAAATACAATCAGTCGGATCCTTAACCTACAGGTAATGGAGTACGCACGGTTTAAACTGAAAGCTGCGCTTATTGCTGTTGGAATCTCAAGCATCTTGTACGGTGCCATCACGTTTGTTTTATAG
- the dat gene encoding D-amino-acid transaminase, whose amino-acid sequence MILLQDGLFHRSEVHIDIEDRGYQFGDGVYEVIRVYNGQFFGMAEHMERLERSAREIQLQLPYPTDLLQERLNDLINATKLKDGQVYLQVTRGVFERMHHFPVNPKSTLVAYTKETGRPLDKINQGISAITTEDIRWLRCDIKSLNLLGNVLCKQRAKEANCDEAILLRGNTVTEGSSTNVFIVKDRTLYTHPANNYILNGITRNVIIEIAKTQQLAVKEESFDKVALMSADEVMVTSTTMEITPVTTIDDLQIGSGSPGPITKQIQVKFDEKVEKLLTAAN is encoded by the coding sequence ATGATTTTATTGCAGGACGGATTGTTTCATCGCTCAGAAGTACATATTGATATAGAGGACCGTGGATATCAGTTCGGGGACGGGGTATATGAAGTGATCCGAGTCTATAACGGACAGTTTTTCGGGATGGCTGAACATATGGAACGGCTTGAAAGAAGTGCGCGTGAAATTCAGCTGCAACTTCCTTATCCGACTGACCTTTTACAGGAACGCTTAAATGATTTGATCAACGCAACAAAATTGAAAGACGGTCAAGTTTATTTGCAGGTTACTCGTGGTGTCTTTGAGCGAATGCATCATTTTCCAGTCAATCCGAAATCAACACTTGTTGCATATACTAAAGAAACTGGCCGCCCGCTCGATAAAATAAACCAAGGAATATCAGCAATCACGACAGAAGACATCCGGTGGCTTCGTTGCGACATTAAAAGCTTGAACCTGCTCGGGAATGTCCTTTGCAAACAACGAGCAAAGGAAGCCAACTGTGATGAGGCGATTTTATTGAGAGGCAACACAGTCACAGAAGGAAGCTCTACGAATGTGTTCATTGTCAAGGATCGAACCCTCTATACACACCCTGCGAACAACTATATACTGAATGGGATAACGCGTAACGTAATCATCGAGATTGCCAAAACACAGCAGTTGGCCGTAAAAGAAGAATCGTTTGATAAGGTGGCGCTTATGAGTGCTGATGAAGTGATGGTGACAAGTACAACAATGGAGATCACACCAGTAACGACCATTGATGACCTTCAAATCGGTTCGGGAAGCCCTGGCCCAATCACGAAACAGATTCAAGTGAAATTTGATGAAAAGGTTGAAAAATTACTGACAGCTGCGAATTGA
- a CDS encoding DEAD/DEAH box helicase has translation MTTFKDLGIQTRTLKAISEMGFEEPTPIQKDAIPAALEGKDLIGQAQTGTGKTAAFGIPMIENIDKESGKIQALIVTPTRELAIQVAEEMNRIGHHKRIRTLPIYGGQQIHLQIKALKKRPEILVGTPGRLLDHLKRKTIRLNDLKTVVLDEADEMLNMGFIDDIKEILGQIPSEHQTMLFSATMPRAIKSLADQFMKQERVIVQVKASEMTVQKIDQRYIKMHEKEKFDVLCRLLDIQAPELAIVFGRTKKRVDEVADALIKRGYSADGIHGDLTQQKRDRVMKKFKAGRIDILVATDVAARGIDISGVSHVYNFDIPQDPESYVHRIGRTGRAGKSGMALTFMTAREFDHLKTIEKITKRRMEKMEVPSSNEALEGQQRVAADQLTESVHSDDLTSYHSVADELLNNHDARDLVAAALKNMTKETDKTPVEITSLKPLDTKRKSNNRRQGGPQRGKQGQGQGRPYNRSNNRSNNNKNKRSHRSYRQRVK, from the coding sequence TTGACAACATTTAAGGATTTAGGTATTCAAACAAGAACATTAAAGGCAATCAGCGAAATGGGATTCGAGGAACCAACGCCAATCCAAAAGGATGCGATACCAGCCGCATTAGAAGGAAAAGACTTGATTGGTCAAGCGCAAACAGGTACAGGTAAGACTGCCGCTTTTGGAATTCCGATGATCGAAAACATCGATAAAGAATCCGGGAAAATTCAGGCACTCATCGTAACGCCGACACGTGAACTTGCTATCCAGGTAGCAGAAGAAATGAACAGGATCGGACACCATAAACGAATCCGTACATTACCTATTTACGGAGGACAACAGATCCACCTTCAGATTAAGGCTTTGAAAAAACGACCGGAAATTCTGGTCGGTACACCAGGTCGTCTACTCGATCACTTAAAAAGGAAAACCATTCGACTCAATGACTTGAAAACAGTTGTTCTCGATGAAGCAGATGAAATGTTGAACATGGGATTCATTGATGATATCAAAGAAATTCTCGGACAGATCCCATCTGAACACCAAACCATGCTTTTCTCTGCAACAATGCCACGTGCAATCAAGAGCTTAGCTGATCAATTCATGAAACAAGAACGTGTCATTGTTCAGGTTAAAGCTAGTGAAATGACGGTTCAAAAAATCGATCAACGCTACATTAAAATGCATGAAAAAGAAAAATTTGATGTATTATGCCGTCTGCTCGATATTCAGGCACCGGAATTGGCGATTGTGTTTGGACGTACAAAGAAGCGTGTTGACGAAGTCGCAGATGCACTGATCAAACGTGGTTATTCTGCTGACGGAATCCATGGCGATCTGACACAGCAGAAACGGGATCGTGTCATGAAAAAATTCAAGGCGGGTAGAATCGATATTCTCGTCGCAACGGATGTAGCAGCCCGCGGTATCGATATTTCTGGTGTATCCCATGTTTACAACTTCGATATACCACAGGATCCAGAAAGCTATGTTCACAGAATCGGTCGTACAGGACGTGCAGGGAAGTCCGGAATGGCACTCACGTTTATGACAGCAAGAGAATTCGATCACCTTAAAACGATTGAAAAAATCACTAAACGCCGCATGGAAAAAATGGAAGTACCGAGTTCTAATGAAGCACTTGAAGGTCAACAACGCGTTGCAGCGGATCAACTGACTGAAAGTGTGCATTCAGATGATTTGACTTCGTATCATTCTGTTGCGGATGAACTTTTAAATAATCATGATGCGCGCGATTTGGTTGCGGCAGCATTAAAGAATATGACGAAAGAAACGGATAAAACACCTGTAGAGATCACATCCCTGAAGCCGCTTGATACGAAGCGGAAGTCGAATAACCGACGCCAAGGCGGTCCTCAACGTGGTAAACAAGGTCAGGGTCAAGGCAGACCCTATAATCGTTCAAATAACCGCTCTAACAATAATAAAAACAAACGATCACATCGATCATATCGTCAACGAGTTAAATAA
- a CDS encoding GNAT family N-acetyltransferase — protein MTSENEQQEQLIYNFEAKDGSAVTLRPAMEKDAYDIITFAQSIVMSGSFIQKEQTKTPEQEIRFIQEMKKQGHMYTAVEVEGKVLGIARIIRGDLSMKRHTGVFRTWLTDDAQGKGIGKKIMEYTLEWAKREGLHKICLTVFSGNPNAQKLYERYGFVVEGTQKDQLLIGDTFQDEIYMAYFF, from the coding sequence ATGACATCGGAGAACGAACAACAAGAGCAACTAATTTATAACTTTGAAGCGAAGGATGGCTCAGCGGTCACCCTTCGCCCTGCTATGGAAAAAGACGCTTACGATATTATTACATTCGCTCAATCCATTGTTATGAGCGGATCTTTTATTCAAAAGGAACAAACCAAAACTCCTGAGCAAGAGATAAGGTTTATTCAAGAAATGAAAAAACAGGGACATATGTATACGGCAGTAGAAGTTGAAGGAAAGGTATTGGGAATCGCAAGAATCATCCGTGGCGACCTTTCCATGAAACGGCATACAGGTGTATTCAGAACGTGGTTGACCGACGATGCTCAAGGGAAAGGTATCGGCAAAAAAATTATGGAATACACCCTGGAGTGGGCAAAGAGAGAAGGACTTCATAAAATTTGCTTAACCGTCTTTTCTGGAAACCCAAATGCTCAAAAGCTATATGAACGTTATGGTTTTGTCGTTGAGGGGACTCAGAAGGATCAGTTATTGATCGGCGATACGTTTCAGGACGAAATCTATATGGCATATTTCTTTTAA
- a CDS encoding Na+/H+ antiporter codes for METQFELVLLLLAIAAGITAVAKKLKKPYPIALVIVGAIIGILPYEGLNELKSFFAEDEIFRFAIISIFLPTLLGEATLNLPYAHLRENKVPILLLAALGTVITFVTAGWMTAVFLGLSIQAALVFAALMAPTDPISVLSIFKTMGVNQRLSVIMEGESLINDGLAVVLFSIAAYQYGLIIEAGAAGITIALTEFLKVVIGGLLVGGAFGYFFSRLTSLYDDYPLEIVFSMLLFYGSFFVAEAFHVSGVIAVVIAGLIFGNYGRQIGMSPTTTLSIRTFWDVASLVANSLVFLLVGLEITKIIGSVNWVQIFTAILIVLVARSIAVYTSVGLISSLPSRWKHIFNWGGLKGSLSLALALSLPINFPFREEILMLAFGVVFFSLIVQGLTIKPLVGFLGEKSIRNEQLQYDRIISRIYRYHSGRKQLEKMTEKGTLSPIVFQHLRKQYEDELEELNEALEGLYNKEPSLRKATTDRAIQEALYAEHEALDDLERHHLISDEITKEEKRYVRDLLERDEMGDRVGVIPDTEEKIRE; via the coding sequence ATGGAAACTCAGTTTGAACTCGTATTGCTATTGCTTGCAATTGCAGCAGGAATAACTGCTGTCGCTAAAAAGCTGAAAAAACCTTACCCGATTGCACTTGTTATTGTTGGGGCGATCATCGGTATTTTACCCTATGAAGGCTTAAATGAGCTGAAATCCTTTTTTGCAGAGGATGAAATATTTCGCTTTGCTATCATTTCTATTTTTCTTCCAACCCTTCTTGGTGAAGCAACCCTTAACCTGCCGTATGCCCATTTGCGAGAGAACAAAGTCCCGATCCTTCTTCTTGCTGCCCTTGGAACAGTAATTACCTTTGTTACAGCTGGTTGGATGACGGCTGTATTTCTTGGGCTGTCAATCCAGGCTGCTCTCGTTTTTGCTGCACTCATGGCACCGACTGACCCGATCAGTGTTTTGTCAATTTTTAAGACGATGGGAGTCAATCAAAGACTCTCAGTCATTATGGAAGGCGAAAGCTTGATCAATGATGGATTAGCTGTGGTGTTGTTTTCCATTGCTGCATATCAATATGGTTTGATAATCGAAGCTGGTGCTGCTGGTATCACGATTGCTCTAACTGAATTCCTTAAAGTGGTTATCGGTGGACTACTGGTCGGCGGCGCATTCGGGTATTTCTTTTCCCGGCTGACATCCCTTTATGATGATTATCCGTTAGAGATTGTTTTTTCAATGCTATTATTTTACGGGTCATTTTTTGTTGCCGAAGCCTTCCACGTTTCTGGAGTGATCGCAGTCGTTATCGCAGGGTTGATATTTGGAAATTATGGTCGTCAAATCGGAATGAGTCCGACGACGACCTTAAGTATACGTACCTTTTGGGATGTCGCATCACTTGTCGCAAACTCTCTGGTGTTCTTGCTCGTCGGCCTTGAAATCACAAAAATAATCGGCTCAGTCAACTGGGTACAGATTTTCACAGCAATTTTGATCGTTCTTGTTGCAAGAAGCATTGCTGTTTATACCTCGGTAGGCTTAATTTCTTCACTGCCCTCAAGGTGGAAGCATATTTTTAATTGGGGTGGTCTAAAGGGCTCTTTATCGCTTGCCCTCGCATTAAGCTTGCCGATCAATTTTCCGTTTCGTGAAGAGATCTTAATGCTTGCCTTCGGAGTTGTATTCTTTTCTCTCATCGTTCAAGGGTTAACGATCAAACCGCTCGTTGGTTTTCTCGGAGAAAAATCAATTCGGAATGAACAGCTTCAATATGATCGAATCATATCACGGATTTATAGGTACCACTCCGGAAGAAAACAATTAGAGAAAATGACAGAAAAAGGTACCCTTTCCCCAATCGTTTTTCAACACTTAAGAAAACAATATGAAGATGAATTAGAAGAATTGAATGAAGCCCTCGAAGGACTATACAACAAAGAACCTTCCCTTCGTAAAGCAACAACTGACCGGGCAATTCAAGAGGCGCTCTATGCTGAACACGAGGCTCTGGATGATTTGGAACGACATCATCTCATCTCTGATGAAATTACGAAAGAGGAAAAACGCTATGTACGTGACTTACTTGAACGCGATGAAATGGGAGACCGCGTTGGAGTCATACCTGATACAGAGGAAAAGATCAGAGAATAG